The DNA sequence CCGTATGCAGGGCGTGATGGAAATCGTCGCTCCACTGCGCGTCCAGGCCGTAACCGCCCACAGCGGGGGAACGAATCAGGCGCGGGTCGTTCAGGTCGCTCTCGGCGATCAGGTAAAAAGGCCGACCCAGGCGTTGCGCGCAACCGGCAGCGGCGGTCGCTAGTTCCGCCAGGATATGCCAGGCCCCGAAGTCGTAGATCGCATGAACGGCGTCCAGACGCAGCGCATCGCAATGGCAGGTCTCGAACCAGTAGCGGGCATTGTTGACTACATATTCACGAACGCCAGGACTGTGTGGGCCGTCATAGTTGACCGCGTCGCCCCACGGCGTACGGTAGTGGTTAGTGAAATAGGTTCCCAGTCCCCACAGATAATTGCCCTCGGGACCGAGGTGGTTGTAGACCACGTCCATGATGACGGCCAGACCTTCACGATGGCAGGCGTCGACCAGCCGCTTCAGTCCCTCCACGCCGCCATAGGAGTCTTGCGCCGCGTAAGGGTAAACGCCGTCGTAGCCCCAATTGCGGTCGCCAGGGAATTGGGCAACCGGCAGCAGTTCGATGGCGTTCACCCCCAATTCCCGCAATTCCGGCAGGCGGGGAATGATCGCGTCAAACGTGCCTTCCGGCGTAAACGTTCCGACATGCAACTCGTACATGACCCACTGCGGCAAGGGCGGCGGTTGCCAGTTGCTATCTGTCCAGGGGAAGGCATGATCGACCACGCGCGAGGGGCCATGCACACCCTGGGGTTGATGGTGGGAAGCGGGGTCAGGCCGGTCGGTTTCGCCGTCCCACTGGTAGAAGTACAATGCGCCGGGTTCAAGGCCGGTGACGGTGGCATGCCAGTAACTGCGCTCGTCGCAGGTCATGGGAATCAGACGGTCTTCGGGCGCGACTAAGTGGACGGCAGCCTGTTTCAGCAAAGGCGCCCACAGGGTGAAGGCGCATTGATGGTCGCCGAGATAATGGGCGCCCAGTTTGAGATGGTTCATGGGAATAATGCCTCCGTGGCTGTAGTAGGTTGGGTTAGCGCGCAGCGGTAACCCAAGATGATCAGAGCTGGGTAGGGTACGCATTGCGTACCCTACTGGGAAATCGAAATAGCCTTTTACTCCGACGCCGCACTGCTGGACGATCGCTGCAAAACCACCAGCGCCCGACCTGGGACGGGTACGATTGACGCTTCAGCGCCATAACTGCGACCGCGCTGCAAAAAGCGAGGCAAGGCCGTATCCATAACCGTCCGCCATTCTCCCGGCGCAAGATTTTCCGGCAAAGTAAATTCAATCGGTTCGTGATGGGCGTTGAACAGCAGAATGAAACTGTCGTCGATAATGCGTTCGCCCCGTCGGTCAGGCGTGGCAATCTCCTCGCCGTTCAGAAAAATGCCAATCGCCATGGTCAATCCGTCGTGCCATTGCTCCTCGGTCATCTCGCCGCCATCCGGGTTGAACCAAACGATATCGTGGACGCCGGAACCATGAATTGACCGACCCTGGAACCATTTGCGCCGACGCAGCACCGGATGGTCATAACGGAACGCCATCAACTCGCGGACAAACTCCAGCAGCGCCGCGTTTTCTTCGGGCAGATCCCAGTTCAGCCAGGACAGTTCGTTGTCCTGACAGTAGGCATTATTATTACCGTGCTGGGTGCGGCCCATCTCGTCGCCGGCCAGCAGCATGGGAACGCCCTGGGACAAAAACAGCGTCGCCAGGAAATTACGCTGCTGGCGCTGACGCAGGTTCAGAACCACCGGATCGTCGGTCTCGCCTTCAGCGCCACAATTCCAGGATCGGTTGTGGCTTTCCCCGTCGCGGCTGCCCTCATTATTGGCTTCATTGTGCTTTTCGTTGTAACTGACCAGATCATGCAGGGTGAAGCCATCATGAGCGATGATGAAATTGATGCTGGCGCTGGGGTTGCGGCCATTGGACTGGTACAGATCGGAACTGCCGGTGAATCGGAAGGCAAATTCGGCCAACCGGCTCGGTTCGCCGCGCCAGAAGTCGCGCACCGTATCCCGGTAGCGGCCATTCCATTCCGACCACAGCAACGGGAAGCCGCCGACATGATAGCCGCCTTCGCCCACATCCCACGGTTCGGCGATCAGCTTCACGTCGGACAGCACCGGGTCCTGATGGATGATGTCGAAGAACGCGGCCAGCCGGTCAACGGCGTACAGTTCTCGCGCCAGCGCCGAGGCCAGGTCAAAGCGGAAGCCATCCACATGCATCTCCAGCACCCAGTAACGCAGGCTGTCCATGATCAGCTTGAGCACTTGTGGATGGCGGACATTGAGCGAGTTGCCGCAACCGGTGAAATCCATGTAATAGCGCGGATTATCCTCGACCAGTCGGTAGTAAGCGGCGTTATCCACCCCGCGCAGGGTCAGGGTCGGCCCCATCTGGTTGCCTTCGCCGGTGTGGTTATAAACCACGTCCAGAATCACCTCGATGCCAGCCCGGTGCAGCACCTTGACCATTTCCTTGAACTCGCGCACCTGTTGACCCTGGGCGCCGCTGGCGCTGTAACCGGAGTAGGGGGCGAAGAAATTGAGCGAGTCATAACCCCAGTAATTGCGTAGCCCAGTGCCTGCCAGGTGGCCGGGATGAGCGAGATAATGATGCACGGGCATCAGTTCGACTGCCGTTACATCAATGGAACGCAAATGCGCGATGGCGGCGGGATGGGCTAGGCCAGCGTAAGTGCCACGCAACGCCTCGGGAATTTCCGGATGCAGGCGGGTGAAGCCCCGGACGTGCATTTCGTAGATCACCGTCTCGTGCCAGGGCGTGCGCAGCAAAGCATCGCCTTCCCAATCGAAATGCGGATCAATGACCACGCCCTTGGGCATCAATGGCGCACTGTCGCTTTCGGAAAAGGCTAGGTCTTCATCGAGCTGTTCCCACGGGTAACCAAAAATCGCCTCTCCCGGCTGAACATCGCCGTCGAGCGCCTTGGCGTAGGGATCGATCAACAGTTTGTTGGGGTTGAAGCGGTGGCCTTCGTGCGGGGCGAAGGGGCCATGCACGCGGAAGCCGTAACGTTGTCCCGGTCCGATACCCGGTGCGTAACCATGCCAGATAAATTTGTTGACCTCTTTCAGCTCCAGCCGGGTTTCCTGGTTGTTGTCGTCAAACAGGCATAATTCAACCTGTGTGGCGTTTTCGGAAAACAGGGCAAAGTTAGTGCCTTGGCCATCCCAGAAAGCGCCCAGTGGGTAGGGTTTTCCAGGCCAGATCGGTTGCAACATGCTGTTTCCTGATGAAGCGGCTTTGCAGCCAGATTTTGAAATTATAGCAGCTTATCCAGAACCGCTTTCGGGACACAGGCGTTTGGTCACGCATTTCGCCACGCCGGAACTGCTCGAACAGGCCCGGCAAAACGGCATTGTTTCCGCATCGAGCCGGGTGCGCAGACTGGCGCGCCAGACCGTCCGGGCAATCCCGGGAATGCCTCGACTGTATGCCGCCAGCCGGTTTAGAAAATCACGGTCAACCATGGCGGCTTCATCCGGGCTTTCGACAGGCGGCGGCAGAACATACTTACCGCTATGGGCCTGGCGGAATGCCAGCAGCGGCTTTTCCGCGCCCTCCGCCAGTCCTTGCAAATAGAGAGACAGGCGCTCTTGATCGAAAGCCTGCAAGGTCAGCGTCCGCGCCCGGCAATTTGGCCCGGCCCGGCGCAGAAACGCCCAGGCCCAGCTGTCGCAGCCGATGATACTGCGTCCCAGACTGCCGGAGCAGGCTTAGCGGAGAAATTGACGCACCAGACCTAACCCAGCGGCATGGCGCAAATAGACCCGCTCCAGCGCCGGCAAAACCCAATCCCGTTCATCGGTTCTCTTGGCAGATAACCAGTTAAGATCGTTAGCTAAAATCTGTTCTGGAGTCGGCGGCTCCAGGATGCACCACTGGCATTGTTTCGCCCATTGGCGCAGGATCCACTCAACGCCGCCATGCGGCGGCCCCACCACAAAAACGGTCAGCCGGTTAGGTTGCAGGTTGATCAAATCGTCTTGTAAAGCGTCATTCAGAGCCGCCGCCGCGTCGCGCCAGTCCGGGTCAGGAACGATCTGCATGAGTTGTTCGTCGGACAACACCTCTAACCCGTTGACTCGGTTAATTGTTTCCGAATCATCATCGTCGTGACGGGGGCGTCTACCCAAGGTAGCCCACCAATTTTCAGTAACAACATTCACCGACATGGTTGGGGGACGGTAATCGGCAAGGTTGATCCATTGCCAAAGTGGCGGCGCTTTCTGATCGCCATCGGAGTTGGTTGCCATATCGTTGTTTATTCCAATCTGTTCGCCCACGCGGGGCGCGGCCTTCCCCGCTGATGGAGCGCCGCGAGGATGATCCGCTTAATCCGCGCGCCCACGCGGGGCGCGACGCCAGACTGGGCCGCCCTGGACGGTCACGGTGCAGGTTTCAATCCGTGCGCCCACGCGGGGCGCGACCCAAAGAACAAAAACTTGGACGCACACACATCCCTGATTGTTTCAATCCGCGCGCCCACGCGGGGCGCGACTTCAGCAAACAGGCATCACAACGCCTAGGTTCATAATCGGCGGCCGGCGTTTGGCCTTCCTCAATCATCCGGCGGATGTGCTGAACCGTTTCGATGGTCAAAGCCCGCAGACCTGTATCGAAAGCCACGATTCGACGCCGGCGGGTTTTGCCATAAAAGAGCGCGCCCTCCGGAATCCGAGTATCCAGCTGCGTATTTCATGGGATGACGGCAGGTCGTTTCACGGGATGACGGCAGGTCGTTTCACGGGATGACGGCAGGTCGTTTCACGGAAGGCGGCAGGCCATTACACGGAAGGCGGCGGGTTGTTTCGCCAATGAGCAGCGACGCAGGTTAACAACTTGTAGGCTGGTTCCTTTTTTTCCGAGGAGGAACTCATGCCGACTGAGAGGTTATCCATGCGCAAGATTCAAGAAGTGCTTCGTTTGCAGGCGGCGGGCCATAGCCAACCACAAATTGCCCGGAGTTGCGGGATCGGCCGTAGCACGGTCGGAGAGTATCTGCAACGCGCCCGACGAGCGGGCCTGGGTTGGCCCCTGCCCAAGGGCATGATGGCCGATGAATTGGAACGACGGTTGTTTCCGCCGCGCCCCGCCGCTGGGTCTGCGGATCGCGGAAAACCGGATTGGGCCACCGTCCACCAGGAATTACGCCGCCCCGGCGTCACCTTGTGGCTCTTGTGGGAAGAGTACAAAGCCACGCATCCCCAGGGCTATCAATACACCTGGTTCTGCCAGCAGTATCGGGCTTGGGTGGCGCATACCGATGTGGTGATGCGCCAGACCCATCGGGCCGGTGAGAAGGTGTTTGTGGACTACGCCGGTCCCACCGTGCCCATCGTGGGACCGCATCACGGGTGAACTCCGCCAGGCCCAAGTGTTTGTTGCGGTGCTGGGCGCCAGCAATTACACCTATGTGGAGGCGACCTGGACCCAAGGACTGGATGACTGGCTCATGGCGCATGTCCGGGCCTTTGCATTTTTCGGCGGTGTCCCGGAAATTGTGGTTCCAGATAATTTGAAAACCGGCGTCCAGACGCCGCACCGCTATGAGCCCGACCTCAACCCCAGTTATCTGGAGTTAGCCGCCCATTATGGCGTCGCGGTCCCCGCGCGTGTCCGAAAACCGCGTGATAAAGCCAAAGCGGAAAGTGGCGTGCTCGTGGTGGAACGCTGGATTCTGGCCCGCTTGCGCCATCGGACTCTGTTCAGTCTCGACGAACTCAACACGGTCATCCGCGAACTGCGCGACGCCCTCAATCAGCGCGCCTTCAAAAACTCCCCGGTTCCCGTCAGCATTGGTTTGCAACGCTGGAACAACCGGCGTTGCGTCCTTACCGGCCGAACCCTACGTGTTCGCGCAATGGAAAAAAGCGCGCGTCAACATTGACTATCACATTGACATCGAGCGCCATTACTATTCGGTCCCCTACCTCCTGGTGCGCCAGGAAGTGGAGGTGCGCCTGACCGCCACCACGGTCGAGGTCTTCCATCAACGTCAGCGGGTGGCTTGTCATCGCCGCCATCCGCAGCCTGGTCGCCATACCACCGTAACCGCCCACATGCCCAAAGCCCATCGGGAGTACGCCGAATGGACGCCCGAACGGTTAGTGCGCTGGGCTCACCAGACCGGCCCCCACACGGCGACTCTAGTGGGCTGACACAGAAGTTTTGACAGGTTCAGAGGTTTCTGGGTCCACCGGGGTTTCAGAAGATTTCAAGGGAGGATAGAGGCGCTTGAGTTTGACCCGGGCCAAGTCGGTGCCGAACTGCCAGTGGATTTTGGTCTGACGTAGGTTGCGTGGGCCTTGCCAAGCGGCGATTTCCTTCCGCAAAGTTTCGAGGTTCGCAATGCGGCGATTCAAACACTGGCCGGCGAGAACAGCGAACTCACATTCCGCCATATTGAGCCAACTGCCATGCTTGGGGGTGTAATGAAATTCGAGCTTGCGGGTGATCCGGCGGGCTTCCTCTGGAGAAAAGACACTATACAAGGCCGCAGGAGTGTGGGTATTGAGGTTATCCACGACCAACCGGATTCGCTCCGCCTTCGGAAAGTACACATCAACGAGTTGCTGCATTTGCTGGGCAAAATCGCGTTTGGTGCGCTGTTTCGTGACATTAACATGACGCCACCCGCGCAAGGGGTAAATGCTCATTAACTGCAGGCGGGAACAATCAAGCCGCAGCAGCTTGGCGAATCAAATCCGTGAGCGGGGGGATCGTGTTTTGACCGGACACCCGATCGTACAGGTATTCCCAGAAGGAGAGACCGTGTTTAACGCAGGTCTTCTTGAGACTGAGGAAGGTGTCGCGACATCGTCGTCCGTCCTCGCTGCGGGTGCCGGCGCTGATCTTGCGTTTCTTCACCATATCCCGGATATCGTTCTCGCTGCGGTTGTTGTGCAGCGGTAATTCCGGGTAATCGAGCACCCGGAGCAACTCCTCCCGGTTGCGTTGGAAGCTCCGCAAAACATGGTTAAGCGGTTCACAGGCGGTGGCGGTCGCGCACAGTGTATCAAACTGGGCATTGATGGCGGCTTTCGCTGCCTGGGTGGGTGATAAGCGGTAGGTTGCCAAGTTCCGATAGATCGTCCAGATCTGTTCTTGCACGTCATCAATGGCGACCCGATCCGCTTCGTTCAGCGGGAGAATCTGTTGCAGAGGACGTTCCGCATGCACCCAGCACAAGGCGTGGGTGAACAGGGCAAATTGCCCGGCGTCATCGCTGAGCAAGCGCAGATCCAGCGGAAACCCCTGCGCGGCCAGCCCGCCGATGAGCGCGCCTTCCGTGACGAGGGTCATCGCCCGGGGCTATCGACCCGGTTCCGCCGCAAATAGGCGGCCCACGCTTGGGGTCGGTCGCGACGATCGGGCGTTGCGCCAGCCGTTCCCGGTGGCCGGCCGCCACGCCATGGTCGGCCATGTACGCTAGGGCCTCGGCATTGATTTCATAGCGGCGCTCGGTCTGCAAGACCTCCAGGAAGTTGATGCGACTCTTGGCATCGGTGCTGGCAAAGCAGGCAAACCACTCATTACCCAAGTACGTGCAGTAGCCGTTTTGCCCCTGATGGCGGGCGCCGGTATCGTCCGTTTGGACGTAGGACGAAACAGTCAAGCCGACTGCCTTGATTGCGTCCTTTTCCTGGTGAAAGTCGTCATAACCTTCCGTCAGCAGACGATTCAGTTGCCCCGACGAAATCTCAACCCCCATTCCCGGACTTGGGCTAGCAAGACCGGTTGGGTCACATGGGCTTGATAATATTGATGCAAAACATAAGTCACGAACTGGGGCCATAGTGCCCACCCCGCACCACGACCGGCACGGACGCCGTGACGTATTCGCCGGTAGGGAACCGCCATTGCTCCAACTCATAGCAGGTATTATGGAGTTCAATAACGACATCCTGGACGACATACCGCCGGTAGCCTTGGAACCGCGCCCCGAGCGGGAGGCCCTCCAGGATCACCCGACGGGTTTCATGAATGACGAGTTCGGCGGTCTTGGCCCGCTGGGGACCTCGACGAGGCGGTTCCTCCGTCCCGGGATTGAGCGCCGCCTTGACGGCGGCT is a window from the Gammaproteobacteria bacterium genome containing:
- a CDS encoding Dna2/Cas4 domain-containing protein — translated: MDTRIPEGALFYGKTRRRRIVAFDTGLRALTIETVQHIRRMIEEGQTPAADYEPRRCDACLLKSRPAWARGLKQSGMCVRPSFCSLGRAPRGRTD
- a CDS encoding helix-turn-helix domain-containing protein, which translates into the protein MRKIQEVLRLQAAGHSQPQIARSCGIGRSTVGEYLQRARRAGLGWPLPKGMMADELERRLFPPRPAAGSADRGKPDWATVHQELRRPGVTLWLLWEEYKATHPQGYQYTWFCQQYRAWVAHTDVVMRQTHRAGEKVFVDYAGPTVPIVGPHHG
- the glgX gene encoding glycogen debranching protein GlgX; amino-acid sequence: MLQPIWPGKPYPLGAFWDGQGTNFALFSENATQVELCLFDDNNQETRLELKEVNKFIWHGYAPGIGPGQRYGFRVHGPFAPHEGHRFNPNKLLIDPYAKALDGDVQPGEAIFGYPWEQLDEDLAFSESDSAPLMPKGVVIDPHFDWEGDALLRTPWHETVIYEMHVRGFTRLHPEIPEALRGTYAGLAHPAAIAHLRSIDVTAVELMPVHHYLAHPGHLAGTGLRNYWGYDSLNFFAPYSGYSASGAQGQQVREFKEMVKVLHRAGIEVILDVVYNHTGEGNQMGPTLTLRGVDNAAYYRLVEDNPRYYMDFTGCGNSLNVRHPQVLKLIMDSLRYWVLEMHVDGFRFDLASALARELYAVDRLAAFFDIIHQDPVLSDVKLIAEPWDVGEGGYHVGGFPLLWSEWNGRYRDTVRDFWRGEPSRLAEFAFRFTGSSDLYQSNGRNPSASINFIIAHDGFTLHDLVSYNEKHNEANNEGSRDGESHNRSWNCGAEGETDDPVVLNLRQRQQRNFLATLFLSQGVPMLLAGDEMGRTQHGNNNAYCQDNELSWLNWDLPEENAALLEFVRELMAFRYDHPVLRRRKWFQGRSIHGSGVHDIVWFNPDGGEMTEEQWHDGLTMAIGIFLNGEEIATPDRRGERIIDDSFILLFNAHHEPIEFTLPENLAPGEWRTVMDTALPRFLQRGRSYGAEASIVPVPGRALVVLQRSSSSAASE
- a CDS encoding transposase translates to MFAQWKKARVNIDYHIDIERHYYSVPYLLVRQEVEVRLTATTVEVFHQRQRVACHRRHPQPGRHTTVTAHMPKAHREYAEWTPERLVRWAHQTGPHTATLVG
- a CDS encoding transposase, with the translated sequence MSIYPLRGWRHVNVTKQRTKRDFAQQMQQLVDVYFPKAERIRLVVDNLNTHTPAALYSVFSPEEARRITRKLEFHYTPKHGSWLNMAECEFAVLAGQCLNRRIANLETLRKEIAAWQGPRNLRQTKIHWQFGTDLARVKLKRLYPPLKSSETPVDPETSEPVKTSVSAH
- a CDS encoding transposase; the protein is MTLVTEGALIGGLAAQGFPLDLRLLSDDAGQFALFTHALCWVHAERPLQQILPLNEADRVAIDDVQEQIWTIYRNLATYRLSPTQAAKAAINAQFDTLCATATACEPLNHVLRSFQRNREELLRVLDYPELPLHNNRSENDIRDMVKKRKISAGTRSEDGRRCRDTFLSLKKTCVKHGLSFWEYLYDRVSGQNTIPPLTDLIRQAAAA
- the treZ gene encoding malto-oligosyltrehalose trehalohydrolase is translated as MNHLKLGAHYLGDHQCAFTLWAPLLKQAAVHLVAPEDRLIPMTCDERSYWHATVTGLEPGALYFYQWDGETDRPDPASHHQPQGVHGPSRVVDHAFPWTDSNWQPPPLPQWVMYELHVGTFTPEGTFDAIIPRLPELRELGVNAIELLPVAQFPGDRNWGYDGVYPYAAQDSYGGVEGLKRLVDACHREGLAVIMDVVYNHLGPEGNYLWGLGTYFTNHYRTPWGDAVNYDGPHSPGVREYVVNNARYWFETCHCDALRLDAVHAIYDFGAWHILAELATAAAGCAQRLGRPFYLIAESDLNDPRLIRSPAVGGYGLDAQWSDDFHHALHTVLTGERHGYYEDFGALEQLAQVYNRPFVYAWDYSPHRQRFHGDDPGDCPAWRFVVCSQNHDQVGNRALGDRLSGLLPFPALKLAAAAVLLSPYLPLLFMGEEYGEPRPFQYFISHGDTALIEGVREGRKKEFAAFHAKGEAPDPQSEAAFNGSKLQWELGNTGRHGQLRAFYRELLRLRRELPALARLDNASLSATVIRPGVLELQRWCDANRVVAWMNFAAEPATVTVKPGAGAWSLRLDAADPTWGGEGSALPLQLADGAIPGVLQLLPYSVAVYASDVPS
- a CDS encoding IS21 family transposase; amino-acid sequence: MWTTPVPPCPSWDRITGELRQAQVFVAVLGASNYTYVEATWTQGLDDWLMAHVRAFAFFGGVPEIVVPDNLKTGVQTPHRYEPDLNPSYLELAAHYGVAVPARVRKPRDKAKAESGVLVVERWILARLRHRTLFSLDELNTVIRELRDALNQRAFKNSPVPVSIGLQRWNNRRCVLTGRTLRVRAMEKSARQH